Proteins encoded together in one Yersinia mollaretii ATCC 43969 window:
- the treB gene encoding PTS trehalose transporter subunit IIBC → MSKVKQQDIDQLIVLVGGRENIATVSHCITRLRFVLNDPSKASPKEIENLSMVKGCFTNAGQFQVVIGPEVDDYYQALIAKIGLNEVDKEQTKLAARQNMTWFERGISHFAEIFFPLLPALISGGLILGFRNVIGDIPMSDGKTLAQLYPAWKTIYDFLWLLGEAIFFYLPVAICWSTVKKMGGTPVLGIVLGITLVSPQLMNSYLLGQQTPEVWNFGWFTIEKVGYQAQVIPSILAGLALGWIETNLKKIIPAYLYLVVVPVVSLLLAVFLAHTLIGPFGRMIGDGVAWGVKAVMTGSFAPIGAALFGFLYAPLVITGVHQTTLAIDMQMIQSMGGTPVWPLIALSNIAQASAVLGIIIISRKINEREISVPAAISAYLGVTEPAMYGINLKYRFPMLCAMIGSALAGLICGLTGVMANGIGVGGLPGILSIKPQFWGIYALAMLVAIVVPLVLTIMVYKRKESRGELPV, encoded by the coding sequence ATGAGCAAAGTAAAACAACAAGATATCGATCAATTGATCGTACTGGTGGGAGGCAGAGAAAATATTGCCACCGTCAGCCACTGCATTACCCGGCTACGTTTTGTGTTAAACGACCCATCGAAAGCCTCGCCCAAAGAGATCGAAAATCTGTCGATGGTCAAAGGCTGCTTTACTAATGCTGGGCAATTTCAAGTGGTTATCGGGCCAGAAGTGGATGACTACTACCAAGCGCTGATTGCTAAAATTGGCCTGAATGAAGTGGATAAAGAGCAAACCAAGCTGGCGGCGCGGCAGAATATGACATGGTTTGAGCGCGGCATATCTCACTTTGCCGAGATCTTCTTCCCCCTGTTACCCGCACTGATCAGCGGCGGCTTGATCCTCGGCTTCCGTAACGTGATCGGTGATATCCCGATGAGCGACGGCAAAACGCTGGCGCAGCTCTATCCGGCGTGGAAAACCATCTATGACTTCCTCTGGCTACTGGGCGAAGCCATCTTCTTCTACCTGCCAGTGGCGATCTGCTGGTCAACAGTGAAGAAAATGGGCGGCACGCCGGTATTGGGGATTGTGCTGGGTATCACGCTGGTTTCGCCGCAACTGATGAACTCCTATCTGCTGGGCCAACAAACTCCTGAGGTGTGGAATTTCGGCTGGTTCACCATTGAAAAAGTGGGTTATCAGGCGCAGGTTATTCCCTCGATTCTGGCTGGTTTAGCGCTCGGCTGGATTGAAACCAACCTGAAAAAAATCATCCCCGCTTACCTCTATCTGGTGGTGGTACCGGTGGTTTCCCTGTTGCTGGCGGTGTTCCTCGCCCATACTTTAATTGGGCCATTTGGCCGCATGATTGGTGATGGTGTGGCATGGGGCGTGAAAGCGGTGATGACCGGTAGCTTCGCGCCGATTGGGGCTGCGCTGTTTGGCTTCCTGTATGCGCCGTTGGTGATCACTGGTGTGCATCAAACCACGTTAGCCATTGATATGCAGATGATTCAGAGCATGGGCGGCACGCCAGTTTGGCCGCTGATTGCGCTGTCTAACATTGCGCAGGCTTCTGCGGTACTGGGTATCATCATTATCAGCCGTAAAATTAATGAGCGCGAAATCTCTGTTCCAGCGGCCATTTCGGCTTACCTAGGTGTCACCGAACCCGCCATGTACGGTATCAACCTGAAATACCGTTTCCCGATGCTCTGCGCCATGATTGGCTCTGCGTTGGCGGGTCTGATTTGCGGATTGACCGGGGTGATGGCGAACGGAATTGGTGTCGGCGGTCTGCCAGGCATTTTATCCATTAAGCCGCAGTTCTGGGGCATCTATGCCTTGGCAATGTTAGTGGCGATTGTGGTGCCACTGGTGCTGACGATTATGGTTTATAAGCGCAAAGAGAGTCGCGGCGAGCTGCCGGTCTGA
- the treC gene encoding alpha,alpha-phosphotrehalase, producing MNNPIPWWQNGVIYQIYPKSFQDSTGNGYGDLAGVTQRLDYLQKLGVDAIWLTPVYVSPQVDNGYDVADYCAIDPAYGTMDDFKHLVAQAHQRGIRLVMDMVFNHTSTEHAWFKASQDRNSPYRQFYIWRDGEGDNLPNNWRSKFGGNAWQWHAASGQYYLHLFATEQADLNWEHQPVRDELKKVCEFWADMGVDGLRLDVINLVSKQQDFPDDFEGDGRRFYTDGPRIHEFLQEMSRDVFQPRGLMTVGEMSSTRLEHCQRYAALGGDELSMTFNFHHLKVDYLNGEKWSLMPPNRVELKQIFNQWQQGMYNRAWNALFWCNHDQPRIVSRFGDEGALRLPAAKMLAMVLHGMQGTPYIYQGEEIGMTNPNFTSISQYRDVESLNMFAELSANGRDPGELLTILAAKSRDNGRTPMQWDRSHNAGFSQGTPWIEPCSNYPQINAEAALADTDSVFYAYQYLIALRKQHDVFTFGDYQDLCPQHPDLWCYLRRWQGKQLLVVANLSGEPQAWQPEGVALDGQWQLLMSSYGESALQPQEMVLRGYEGVYWIRD from the coding sequence ATGAATAATCCTATCCCTTGGTGGCAAAACGGCGTCATTTATCAGATTTACCCGAAGAGTTTTCAGGACAGCACCGGTAATGGCTACGGTGATCTTGCGGGGGTGACGCAACGTTTGGATTATCTGCAAAAACTGGGGGTTGATGCCATTTGGCTGACGCCAGTGTATGTCTCGCCGCAAGTGGATAATGGCTATGACGTGGCGGATTACTGCGCCATCGACCCGGCTTACGGCACCATGGACGACTTCAAACATCTGGTCGCGCAAGCCCATCAGCGCGGGATTCGCCTCGTGATGGATATGGTGTTCAACCACACCTCCACCGAGCACGCTTGGTTTAAAGCCTCGCAGGACCGCAACAGCCCTTATCGCCAGTTCTATATTTGGCGCGACGGCGAGGGTGATAACTTACCCAATAACTGGCGCTCGAAATTTGGCGGCAATGCATGGCAATGGCACGCCGCCAGTGGTCAATATTACCTGCATCTGTTCGCCACCGAGCAGGCGGACCTGAACTGGGAACATCAGCCGGTTCGTGATGAACTGAAAAAAGTGTGCGAGTTCTGGGCCGATATGGGGGTGGATGGTTTGCGGCTGGATGTGATCAATCTGGTCTCCAAACAGCAGGACTTCCCCGATGATTTTGAGGGCGATGGCCGCCGTTTCTACACCGATGGTCCCCGTATCCACGAATTTTTGCAAGAGATGAGCCGCGATGTGTTTCAACCACGCGGCCTGATGACCGTCGGCGAGATGTCCTCCACTCGCCTTGAACATTGCCAGCGCTATGCCGCATTGGGGGGCGATGAGCTGTCGATGACCTTTAATTTCCACCATCTGAAAGTGGATTATCTCAATGGCGAGAAGTGGTCGCTGATGCCCCCAAACAGGGTCGAGCTGAAGCAGATTTTTAACCAGTGGCAACAGGGTATGTATAACCGCGCATGGAATGCGCTGTTTTGGTGTAACCACGACCAGCCGCGCATTGTGTCTCGCTTTGGCGATGAAGGTGCGCTGCGCCTGCCTGCGGCCAAGATGCTGGCGATGGTGCTGCATGGTATGCAGGGCACCCCCTATATCTATCAGGGCGAAGAGATTGGCATGACCAATCCGAATTTCACCTCGATCAGCCAATATCGTGATGTCGAAAGCCTGAATATGTTTGCTGAGCTAAGTGCCAACGGGCGCGATCCTGGCGAGTTATTGACGATTCTGGCGGCGAAATCCCGTGATAATGGCCGCACGCCGATGCAGTGGGATCGCAGCCACAATGCGGGATTCAGCCAAGGCACGCCTTGGATTGAGCCGTGCAGCAACTATCCCCAGATTAACGCCGAGGCCGCGCTAGCCGATACTGACTCCGTGTTTTATGCCTATCAATATCTGATAGCGCTCCGCAAGCAGCATGATGTTTTCACCTTCGGCGATTATCAGGATCTTTGCCCGCAGCATCCCGATTTATGGTGTTATTTGCGTCGTTGGCAAGGCAAGCAGTTGTTGGTGGTCGCGAATTTGAGTGGTGAACCGCAAGCATGGCAGCCAGAGGGGGTCGCCTTGGATGGTCAGTGGCAACTGTTGATGAGCAGCTACGGTGAAAGTGCACTCCAACCGCAGGAGATGGTATTACGGGGGTATGAGGGGGTTTATTGGATCAGGGATTAG